A genomic window from Engraulis encrasicolus isolate BLACKSEA-1 chromosome 14, IST_EnEncr_1.0, whole genome shotgun sequence includes:
- the kbtbd8 gene encoding kelch repeat and BTB domain-containing protein 8 yields the protein MAAGGEVGKLLQVQNGTPANTSFNGVDALHACNLLQQLKALYDEAQLTDIVVEVDHGKTFSCHRNVLAAISPYFRSMFTSGLTESSQREVRIVGVESESMHLVLDYAYTSRVTLSESNVQALFTAASIFQIPALQDQCAQFMVSRLDPQNCIGVYIFADAYGHQELAERSQDYIRKKFLCVVGEQEFLQLTKEQLVGILNSDDLNVTKEEHVYESVVRWLEHDCEARQAHLPEVFSKCIRLPLLDEAFRSRIPPALALALPKDGGAADKNGHLNGTNGCPQRLGMTASEMVICFDAAHKHSGKKQTVPCLDTVAGKVYKLCKPPNDLREVGILVTSENDIYIAGGYRPSNSEVCIDHRAESDFWQYEHAGNRWLPKAPLLRARIGCRLAHSCGKLYALGGRVYEGDGRNALKSVECYDARDNCWTAVSPMPVAMEFHSAVEYKEKIYILQGEYFFFYDPRKDYWGHLTPMGVPRSQGLAVLHRGCIYYIAGVCRNHQRTFTVEVYDIEQNSWSQRGDLPFDQATSPYIKALQLAGRLHLFVRATQVMVEEHVFRTSRKNSLYQYDEDADQWRKVYETPDRLWDLGRHFECVVAKLYPQCLLKVL from the exons AGGTCGGAAAGCTGTTACAAGTGCAGAATGGAACTCCAGCAAACACCAGCTTTAACGGGGTAGATGCTCTTCACGCGTGTAACCTCCTGCAGCAGCTGAAAGCCCTCTATGACGAAGCACAGCTGACAGACATCGTGGTGGAGGTGGACCATGGCAAGACATTCTCCTGTCACAGAAATGTCTTGGCCGCCATTAGTCCTTATTTTAG ATCCATGTTCACAAGTGGCCTTACAGAGAGCAGCCAGCGCGAGGTGCGCATCGTGGGCGTGGAGTCGGAGTCCATGCACCTGGTGCTGGACTACGCGTACACGTCGCGCGTCACGCTGTCGGAGAGCAACGTGCAGGCCCTCTTCACGGCGGCCAGCATCTTCCAGATCCCGGCGCTGCAGGACCAGTGCGCCCAGTTCATGGTCAGCCGGCTGGACCCGCAGAACTGCATCGGCGTCTACATCTTCGCCGACGCCTACGGCCACCAGGAGCTGGCCGAGCGCTCGCAGGACTACATCCGCAAGAAGTTCCTGTGCGTGGTGGGCGAGCAGGAGTTCCTGCAGCTCACCAAGGAGCAGCTGGTGGGCATCCTCAACAGCGACGACCTCAACGTGACCAAGGAGGAGCACGTGTACGAGAGCGTGGTGCGGTGGCTGGAGCACGACTGCGAGGCGCGGCAGGCCCACCTGCCCGAGGTCTTCTCCAAGTGCATCCGCCTGCCCCTGCTGGACGAGGCCTTCCGCAGCCGCATCCCGCCGGCGCTGGCCCTGGCGCTGCCCAAGGACGGCGGCGCGGCCGACAAGAACGGCCACCTGAACGGCACCAACGGCTGCCCGCAGCGGCTGGGCATGACGGCCTCCGAGATGGTCATCTGCTTCGACGCGGCGCACAAGCACTCAGGGAAGAAGCAAACGGTGCCGTGCCTGGACACGGTGGCCGGCAAGGTGTACAAGCTCTGCAAGCCGCCCAACGACCTGCGGGAGGTGGGCATCCTGGTCACCTCGGAGAACGACATCTACATCGCCGGCGGCTACCGGCCCAGCAACAGCGAGGTGTGCATCGACCATCGCGCCGAGAGCGACTTCTGGCAGTACGAGCACGCGGGCAACCGCTGGCTACCCAAGGCGCCCCTTCTGCGGGCACGCATCGGCTGCCGCCTGGCGCACTCGTGCGGCAAGCTGTACGCGCTGGGCGGACGCGTCTACGAGGGCGACGGCCGGAACGCGCTCAAGTCGGTGGAGTGCTACGACGCCCGGGACAACTGCTGGACGGCTGTCAGTCCCATGCCCGTTGCCATGGAGTTTCACAGCGCAGTGGAGTACAAGGAGAAGATCTACATCTTACAAG gCGAGTATTTCTTCTTCTATGACCCGCGTAAGGACTACTGGGGCCACCTGACGCCCATGGGTGTGCCGCGCAGCCAGGGCCTGGCGGTGCTGCACCGCGGCTGCATCTACTACATCGCCGGTGTGTGCCGCAACCACCAGCGCACCTTCACGGTGGAGGTGTACGACATCGAGCAGAACAGCTGGAGCCAGCGCGGCGACCTGCCCTTCGACCAGGCCACCAGCCCCTACATCAAGGCCCTGCAGCTGGCCGGCCGGCTGCACCTCTTCGTGCGCGCCACCCAGGTGATGGTGGAGGAGCACGTCTTCCGCACCAGCCGCAAGAACTCCCTCTACCAGTACGACGAGGACGCCGACCAGTGGCGCAAGGTCTACGAGACACCCGACCGCCTCTGGGACCTGGGCCGCCACTTCGAGTGCGTGGTGGCCAAGCTCTATCCGCAGTGTCTTCTCAAAGTGCTCTGA